The following are encoded together in the Bicyclus anynana chromosome 2, ilBicAnyn1.1, whole genome shotgun sequence genome:
- the LOC112046835 gene encoding SAP30-binding protein-like, with protein MTSQALASLTATYTDSEGEEDMEDGQQTPDKEELMVTQSVPVSPQTAGENKQLSLAPVSPKRRLVSYVDDTIVSDEETSSPTADDMRRLSMETDTDETIPRSVEPDDSEDGVMIPPEPPGKCPKELQDTIAKYYNRMVTEGLDMNKIIQEKKNFRNPSIYEKLIQFCDINELGTNYPPEIYDPLRWGKESYYDELAKVQKAEMEKLEKEKKDKLSKIDFISGIAKKSDSDDDRKRKSKWDQAGPHVAFKPSIKRPGLLQQPLTSTATGTKGTVISAFGSITKRSKI; from the coding sequence ATGACCTCCCAAGCCCTAGCTTCCCTCACGGCAACGTACACGGACTCTGAGGGCGAGGAAGATATGGAGGATGGACAACAGACGCCAGACAAAGAAGAGCTCATGGTTACACAATCTGTGCCAGTCAGTCCGCAAACCGCGGGGGAAAACAAACAACTTTCGTTAGCACCTGTGTCCCCTAAACGCAGACTAGTTTCATACGTAGACGACACGATTGTCTCGGACGAGGAAACTTCGTCGCCCACCGCTGACGACATGAGAAGACTGTCCATGGAGACAGACACGGACGAAACGATTCCGCGGTCAGTGGAGCCCGACGACTCGGAAGATGGAGTCATGATACCGCCCGAGCCGCCGGGCAAGTGCCCCAAGGAGCTGCAAGATACCATAGCCAAGTACTACAACCGCATGGTTACAGAGGGCTTAGACATGAATAAAATCATCCAGGAAAAGAAAAACTTCCGGAACCCCAGTATTTATGAGAAACTAATCCAATTCTGTGACATAAATGAGTTGGGTACTAACTATCCACCTGAGATATATGACCCATTGAGATGGGGAAAAGAATCTTATTATGATGAGCTGGCGAAAGTTCAGAAAGCTGAAATGGAGAAactagaaaaagaaaagaaggaTAAATTGTCAAAGATTGATTTCATCAGTGGAATTGCTAAGAAATCAGATAGTGACGATGATAGGAAACGGAAGTCTAAGTGGGATCAAGCAGGACCCCATGTGGCATTCAAGCCCAGTATCAAACGACCTGGTTTGCTGCAACAACCTTTGACCAGCACTGCCACAGGCACCAAGGGAACGGTCATATCTGCTTTTGGGTCAATAACAAAGAGATctaaaatatga